GGCGGGCGGCTTCTTCAATGTTACAGCGCGAACGGCGGTCCCGTCTCTCTGACGAAAGACGAAAATTGGAAGAAAAGATTCATCTCCGGCAGGCGCGTGGATCCGACCGTTATCGAGCAATTTCGCTGAGGGTTTTATCCTCCCCTCTTGAACGGCTCGTATAAAAGTGTTATAATAGCATTACACTTTTATTGCGAGGTGTCTTATGAAGAACAAAGTTTTGAGAATCCTTTTGATTTCGATCCTTCTTATCGCGCTTGCGGCATGCGCATTCGCCTGCTCACGCTCCGCGGAGAAATACGATTCGGGGATCGATCCCGCGCCAAACGCCTCGGGAAGCAACGTCGGCGGCAAGATCGTCGTTACCGAAGATCGACTGATCGTCTACACGGTTCGGGTCGATCTGACCGTAAAAGATCAGAAACAAGCCGCCTCCGACCTTTCGGACGCTCTGACCGCCGCAGACGGATGGCAGGAGAGTTCCTCGGAAAGGCAAAGCGGCGTCTGCCGCTACACGATGCGCGTTCCGACCGTTAAGCTCTCGGAATTCTTAGCGTCCGTTTCGACCCTCGGAGAGACGAACGAAAAGACGGTCGAAAGCTACGATATCACCGAACGCTACGTTAACGCCGTGGCGGAACGCGACGCGCTCGTCGCGAAAAAAGCCGCGCTTGAAGCGCTTCTCCCGAAAGCGACCACCTTGGACGAGACGATCAAAGTGACGGACAAGATCCTCGAAACCGCCGCCGAGATCGACCGCTATAACCGTGATATCACGGGATATAAAAACGACGCCGATTACAGCACCGTCCACCTCACGACCTACGAAGAAGGGACGTATCGCAAACCGAGCTATTGGGAAAGGCTCGGCGAAGTCTTCTTCGGAAGCGGCAAGAGCATCGGCAAGGTTTTCGGATTCCTTTTGACGGTCGTCGTCGCGCTGATCCCCTACGCGCTTCTCGTCGCCGCGGGCTTCGGGTTGTACGTCCTCGTAAAATTCGTCGTCTGCAAGATCAAAAAGATCCCGTTCGGACTTTTCGTTCAGGCGAGAGCGAGCCGCAGAAAACGGAAAGCGGAACTTGTCTACGCGCGCAAAGTCGCGATTGAAGAAGCGGAAAAAGCCGAAAAGAAAGTCGCAGCCCTTTCCGCTTCGACCGAGAAAGAATCCGAGAAAGAATCAGAGAAAGAATCAGAGAAAGAGTCCGAGACGGAAAAGGACGGGACGGATAAACAAGAATAAAGAATCGGCGCAAAATCAAACGAAAAACGGCGGATCAATCCGCCGTTTTTTATTTCCGTTTATCTTTTTTCGGTTCGCGGCAAGCCGAACGGCGCCCCTTCCCGTCAGACGGTTTTTCTCGAAGCGAGAAAAGCTTTTGTCTTTTCGCTTTTCGGGTGTTTGAAGACCTCTTCGGGAGTTCCCGCTTCTTCGATCACGCCGTTCGCCATAAAGATGATCTTATCCGCGACGTCTTCCGCGAATTCCATTTCGTGCGTGACGACGATCATCGTCGTATCGCTGCTTTTGAGTTCGCGAATGACCTTCAAGACCTCGCCCGTCAGTTCGGGATCGAGCGCGCTGGTCGGCTCGTCGAAGCAGAGAATATCGGGGTTCATAACGAGGGCGCGCGCAATCGCGACCCTTTGCTGCTGCCCACCCGACAACTCGCAGGGATAATTTCTTCTCTTATCGAAAAGACCGACGCGCGCAAGGGTCTCTTCGGCTTTGGATTTGATCTCGTCCGCGCTTTTATAATCGAGCGCCGTCTTCTCCGAGAGCCAAGCTTCGATCTCTTTCTTTTCTTCTTCGGTCTTCGCTTTTTTCAAGCGTTTTGCCGCCTGCTTTTCCGCCTTTTTCGCCGCGCGGAGTTCGCTTTTATATTGAAGCGTCGGCGCAAGCAAAAGGTTATCCATAACGGATTTATGCGGAAACAGATTGAAATTTTGGAAAACCAATCCGAAATGCAATCTCTTTTTGCAAAGCAACTTATCGTTGTTTTTGATCTTTTTCTTCGCGGATTTTTCCGCCGCGCCGTCATAGAGGATCTCCCCGTTTACGGTGATGGTGCCTTCATCCGAAAATTCAAGAAAATTCAAGCAGCGGAGAAGAGTCGTCTTGCCGCTTCCGGACGATCCGATGATCGCGACGACTTCGCCCTTTTCGACCGAAAAATCGATCCCTTTCAAAACTTCGGTCTCGCCGAAATTCTTTTTGATCCCTTTTACTTCGAGAATCGCCATACCGCCACCTTAAACCTTATAATAGTCGAGCTTCCGTTCGATGAAACGGAACAGCAACGTAAGAATGCCGTTGAAAACAAGATAAAACGCGCCTGCGTAGAACAGCGGCCAAAGCAACGCTTTCAAAGAGAGGATCATTTCCGCCGCGAAGATGACGTCGATGACCGAGATGACGCGCGCGAGAGAGGTATCCTTGACGAGGGTTATGATCTCGTTGCTCATCGGAGGGATGATGCGCTTGACCACCTGCGGAAGGACGACGTGGAAAAAAGTCTGCGTCTTCGTCATTCCGAGAACCGAACAAGCTTCGTACTGCCCTTTGCTGATGCTTTCGATCCCACCCCTGTAAATCTCCGAGAAATAGCAGGCGTAATTGATAACGAACGCGATGAGCGCCGCGACGAATCTTCCGTTCTCGATGGTCGCGAAGATCGGAGAATCGAAGAGCATCCCCGGGACGTAAAACACGACGAAAAGTTGGAGCATCAACGGCGTTCCGCGAATGATCCAGACAAAAGCGCGCGTCAGATAGCGAAGCGGCTTAAAGCGCGTCATCGACCCGAAGCAGACGATCAGTCCGAGCGGCAGCGCGAAAACGAGCGTCAGAATAAATAACAGGCAGGTCGTTCCGAACCCGCTGAGAAGTTGTTTTGTAACTTCGATAAAACTCACGATAACCTCATTCCCGCCGAAAAGGCGGCGTAAAAGCAAAATTGCGGAACGAGTGTATAACCCGCCCCGCAATCGTCCGAAACGATCTTTACTTCGTGATCAGCTGCCCGTCGAGGCCGTACTTCTCGGCGAGTTTTACGAGCGGCTTACTCTGATCCGCGAGAAGCTCGTCGATGATCTTATTGACTTTCTCCGCCATATCGCTGCCCTTTCTGAACCCGATCGCGTATTCTTCCGATTCAAGCTCGATCGCGGTCGCGATTTGGAGATCGGCGTAATCGCCCTTGCCGACCATGCTGTTCGCGAGGATGACGTCCACGACCGCAAAGTCCGCGGTTCCGCTCTTGACTTCGGTCAACGCCGTGACCTGCGCCGCAACGGGAGTAACCGTCGCGCTCATTTCGTTCGCGGCATCTTCGCCCGCGCTGCCCGCTTCCGCCGCCGCGCGCTTTCCGGCGCAGCTCGCCTTGTCGGTAAATTGAGCCGCGTTCGCTTTCTTGATGACGACGCATTGCGTGTTGTTCAAATAGCTTTGCGAGAAGGTAACGTTCTGCTTTCTTTCTTCGTTAACGGTGAAACCGTTCCAGATGCAGTCGATATATTTCGAGTTCAGCTCGATCTCTTTGCTCGACCATTTGATGACTTGGAATTTCGCTTTGATCCCGAGTTTCTCGCAGACCATCTCGGCGAATTCGGTATCGAAACCGGTCATTTCGCCTTCTTCGTCCGCATAGTTCATCGGTTCGTAAAGGGTGATACCGCAGATCAGCGTTCCTTTATCCAAAATGTACTCTGCATCCGTCTTCTTCCCGTTGCAGGAAGCGAAAACGGCGAGGCAACACGCGATCAACGCGACGACCAAAAGAGCGGCAATGATTTTCTTCTTCATAAAACTTTCTCCTTATTGATAAGTTATGGTTTAATTTTATCACGACGAGGCGGCTAAGTAAAGCGATTCGACGCATTAAAGCGGTGAGGTGAAAGACGGGCGTCCGAAACGTCGAAAAAACTTGACAAATGAGTGCGCTTTCGGTAAAATGACTCGGACGAACGTTCGTCATTCAAGACAGGAGGCAAAGATGGAATACGTCATTGAAACGAAATCTTTAACGAAACGATTCCCGCGGAAAGTCGCCGCGCACGACGTCGAAATGCACGTCGAAAAAGGCGATATCTACGGAATGATCGGCAAAAACGGCGCGGGCAAAACGACGACGATGAAGATGATCCTCGGTATGCTCGAACCCACGTCGGGCGAGATCCGGCTCTTCGGGTCGAGCGACCTTCATAAGGAACGCGCGCGTATCGGATCCCTGATCGAAGCGCCCGGGCTTTACAGAAACTGCACGGCGTTCGAAAATATGAAACGCTTCTCGATCCTTTACGGTGGGACGGATCTAGAGATCCGTGATCTTTTGAACCTCGTGGGGCTCGGAAAGGTCGGCGTTCGAAAGGTCGGCGCATTCTCCCTCGGGATGAAGCAGAGGCTCGGCATCGCCCTTTCCCTTCTCGGAAATCCCGAGCTTTTGATCCTCGACGAACCGATCAACGGGCTTGATCCCGCCGGCATCAAAGAGATCCGCGACATCATTCAGCGCCTGAATAAGGAGCGCGGCGTCACCTTTATGATTTCCAGCCATCTTTTGGACGAGCTCGGAAAGATCGCGACCCGCTTCGGGATCATCAACGACGGCGAACTCGTCGAAGAGGTCTCGGCGGAAGATCTCAAAAGCCGCTGCCGCAAAGGGCTCGTCATCAAAGCGGATCCCCTGAGCAAAGCGGAACGCGTTTTGAAAGATGCGTTCCCCTCGATCGAATTCAGCGCGGCAAACGGCGAAATCGTCGTCACTTCTATGGTCGACCGCGCGGCGGACATTAACGAAGCGCTCGTCACGGGCGGCGTAAAAGTCAGTTCGCTCGTCGTCGCGAATAACGATTTTGAAGATTACTTTATCGAAAGGTTGGGCAAACATCTATGAATAAATTATTGAAATTCGAATTGCGCCGTCTTTTCAAATCCAAGGCGCTCTATATCTGCGTCGCGTTTTCCGCAATCGCCGTTTTCCTCCTCGCCGCCACGCAAAAGATCTTCCTCAAAGGTCTCGGAGGCGAATCGACGGGGGAAATGACCGCGCTTACCATGCTCAAAAGTCTTGCCGCGAACTATACCCTGCTCGCCGCGATCTTCGCTTCCATCTTCGTGACGGAAGACTATTCCGCGGAAACGATCAAGAACATCTATTCGAAAGGGTTTTCCCGTCCGCACGTCTTTTGGTCGAAGTACGTTTCTTCCCTGATCGGCTGTATGTGTTTCGTCTTCACGGTCGGCGTTTTGCAATTCTTCCTCGGGCTCCTGATGTTCGACGGACTCGGAACGGCGGGAAAAAACTACGTGCTTTCCATTCTGACGATCATTTTGCTTCTCGCCACCTACCACGCGATCTTCTTCGCGATCGCGATCGCCATTCGCAAGACGGGCGGCTCGATCGCGGTTTCGATCATCGGACCGACGGGAATCGAGCTTCTTCTCACGCTTGCGGACACGCTGATCAAACCCAAGAAATTCTCCTTCTATTCTTACTGGCTTGACGGAAGACTCGTCGCTTTAATGGAATACAACGTCCCGATGAAACAAATCGTCAGCAGCATCGTCGTCGCCCTCGTCCTTTGCGCGATCGCGCTCACGGCTTCTTTCTTCGTCAATCAAAAGAGGGATTGTTAGCAGCGTCTGCCGTTTCCAAACGAAAAAGCGCGTTTCCACTGCGAAGCGCGCTTTTTTTATCGATATTCGATCTTTACGAAAACGATGCCCGAAAACAGGCTTTCGGGAACTGCGAATTATTGATGCGGGATCGGATGATTCTGAGCGAGATCGTTTTGCGGCGCGTCCTGCGGCGCGGCGATCGGAGCGTTTTTCACCAAATCGTCCGCAGCTTTCGGCATGCGGACTCGCTTTTCCCTCTTCGGAAGATTCAAGACGAAGATTGCGCCGACGACGAAGACGATCCCGATGATCTTCAAGATCCCGTGGCTTTCCCCATAAAACGCGATCCCGACGAGCGAACCGACGAGAGGTTCGACGGCGGCGAGGATGGACGCGCGCGAAGGCTCGACCTTCTTCAACCCCACCGTGTAGAAAAAGAACGGAAGCGCGGTCGAGAAGATCCCGATCCCCGCGCACCACCACCAAAGTTTCGGCGATGCGATCAAGATCGCGAACGTGCTTGAAACGTCGGAAAACGGAAGCGCGCCGATAAATGCGAAAAGAAAGGTGTACGTCGTTAAAGTAAGGGTGTCGTACTTTTTCAAAGCAAGCTTTCCGAAGACGCTGTACATCGCGTAAAACAGCCCGGATAAAAGCCCCGTCAGCGCGACGATCGGGCGAAGCCCCGCCCCCGAGCCGATCACGCCCGAGACGAGCAAACACCCGACGAGGGTCATGACGAGCGCGACGATCTTTTGCGCGCGAACTTTTTCCTTAAAGAGGAAGACGGCGACCAGCATAACGAAGACGGGCGACGTATACAACAAGACGACGGCGACCGAGGCTTCGGAATGAATGATCGTGTAAAAGTAGCAGATATTAAAAAGGACGATGCTTACAATGCCCGTCCCGAGAAACATCCATATATCGCGCAAGCGAATGCGAAACAACGAAGGAGAAACGCAAAGCGTCACCAGCGAAAACACAGGCGCCGCGATCAAAAGGCGAACGAAGCATATCTGCGTCGCGGAAAGCCCTGCGGCGGAAAGCGGACGAATAAAAACGCTGATTACGCCCCATAAAACGCCCGACAGTAAGATCGCAAGAATAGAAAAAACTTTTCCGGTTCCGCTTTTCTTCATTTCGCTCCCCCATTTGCAGTTTATCATATCGCACGTCGAAGTGCAAAAGGATTTGAAGCGGTATTTTTCAATTCGCGAATAATTTATTTTTCGAGAGTTTCGCTCTCTTTTTTCTCTCGTTCCACTCGCCCGATCATAAACTCAAAACGGGGATCTTCCTTTCCTTGCGCGCCCCTCTGCCTCTTTTCCCCATAATATGATCTTTCAGAAACGCAAGTTCTTCGCCGCTGAATTCGGTTTTGGAAAATCCGTTCAAAAAGCTTCTCCTGTTTTTGAAAAAGATCAAATTGATCGCAAATACGTCTTCCGCGATCCGAGCCCGCCCCTCTTCGGATAAAAAGAGCTCGTGAAAGATCTTCATTTCGTTCGCGTGGCGCTTTTCCCAAAGCGCGCCGTCTTCCTCGTAGGCTTTTTTATAAGATTCCTTCGTCAAACAAAATTCCAATTCGATATCCGCTCTCGCCGCGACTCCTCTTTTTTCGATACACATCGCTTCTTCCTCCTCTTTTCACAAGAGGATTATAGCATAGGGGATGTACGAATTTTGGGAGATAGCACTCGCTTCGCTTGCGGCTCCCTATTCGATTTCCTCAGGTCACACGCAAAAAAAAGCAGCCCGCTCGGACTGCTTTTTCGTCAAAATACCACAAAAAGATTGCGCTTAACTATTCACACATTCATAATATGAACCAACTATTCTCTTTGTATAAATTCCCCAGTTTCTAAATTTATATAATTCGATAGTTTAATATCAGACTTAAAATCATCCCCATATTGTCCGGCTCGCGTTTGATCATCTAATTTAAAAGACAAATTATACAATTTTCCATCTTTTGTCCTTTTAATCAGATTATTGTCCAAGAAAAAAGAAATGGTTTTTCTATGCACAAAATCATCATCACAATTTAAATAAAAACAACATACTCCATTTGTAGAATTACTATGTTTTGCTTCAACAACAATTTTGTTTTCTACTGCTGATGAGCAAATTTTTGAAGCAAACTTTACATCGTTAAAAAAATACATCCATTTTCCCGTTTTATGCGTATCTAGTTTATTTCTTTCTTCCATATTGACATAATAAACCCAAAACTGATTTGATACTATTTTCATACACTTTAACTCCTTATAATACTCAATTAACTATCGATCGATCAACTGCATTATACCTACGAATAAACAAAAAAACAATATCTAAACGAAAGTTAAAATCGAACAAAAAAAATGATATAATAACATATAGTATCTTACTGATTTATTAT
This portion of the Clostridia bacterium genome encodes:
- a CDS encoding DMT family transporter — its product is MKKSGTGKVFSILAILLSGVLWGVISVFIRPLSAAGLSATQICFVRLLIAAPVFSLVTLCVSPSLFRIRLRDIWMFLGTGIVSIVLFNICYFYTIIHSEASVAVVLLYTSPVFVMLVAVFLFKEKVRAQKIVALVMTLVGCLLVSGVIGSGAGLRPIVALTGLLSGLFYAMYSVFGKLALKKYDTLTLTTYTFLFAFIGALPFSDVSSTFAILIASPKLWWWCAGIGIFSTALPFFFYTVGLKKVEPSRASILAAVEPLVGSLVGIAFYGESHGILKIIGIVFVVGAIFVLNLPKREKRVRMPKAADDLVKNAPIAAPQDAPQNDLAQNHPIPHQ
- a CDS encoding DUF4349 domain-containing protein produces the protein MKNKVLRILLISILLIALAACAFACSRSAEKYDSGIDPAPNASGSNVGGKIVVTEDRLIVYTVRVDLTVKDQKQAASDLSDALTAADGWQESSSERQSGVCRYTMRVPTVKLSEFLASVSTLGETNEKTVESYDITERYVNAVAERDALVAKKAALEALLPKATTLDETIKVTDKILETAAEIDRYNRDITGYKNDADYSTVHLTTYEEGTYRKPSYWERLGEVFFGSGKSIGKVFGFLLTVVVALIPYALLVAAGFGLYVLVKFVVCKIKKIPFGLFVQARASRRKRKAELVYARKVAIEEAEKAEKKVAALSASTEKESEKESEKESEKESETEKDGTDKQE
- a CDS encoding transporter substrate-binding domain-containing protein produces the protein MKKKIIAALLVVALIACCLAVFASCNGKKTDAEYILDKGTLICGITLYEPMNYADEEGEMTGFDTEFAEMVCEKLGIKAKFQVIKWSSKEIELNSKYIDCIWNGFTVNEERKQNVTFSQSYLNNTQCVVIKKANAAQFTDKASCAGKRAAAEAGSAGEDAANEMSATVTPVAAQVTALTEVKSGTADFAVVDVILANSMVGKGDYADLQIATAIELESEEYAIGFRKGSDMAEKVNKIIDELLADQSKPLVKLAEKYGLDGQLITK
- a CDS encoding amino acid ABC transporter ATP-binding protein: MAILEVKGIKKNFGETEVLKGIDFSVEKGEVVAIIGSSGSGKTTLLRCLNFLEFSDEGTITVNGEILYDGAAEKSAKKKIKNNDKLLCKKRLHFGLVFQNFNLFPHKSVMDNLLLAPTLQYKSELRAAKKAEKQAAKRLKKAKTEEEKKEIEAWLSEKTALDYKSADEIKSKAEETLARVGLFDKRRNYPCELSGGQQQRVAIARALVMNPDILCFDEPTSALDPELTGEVLKVIRELKSSDTTMIVVTHEMEFAEDVADKIIFMANGVIEEAGTPEEVFKHPKSEKTKAFLASRKTV
- a CDS encoding ATP-binding cassette domain-containing protein; protein product: MEYVIETKSLTKRFPRKVAAHDVEMHVEKGDIYGMIGKNGAGKTTTMKMILGMLEPTSGEIRLFGSSDLHKERARIGSLIEAPGLYRNCTAFENMKRFSILYGGTDLEIRDLLNLVGLGKVGVRKVGAFSLGMKQRLGIALSLLGNPELLILDEPINGLDPAGIKEIRDIIQRLNKERGVTFMISSHLLDELGKIATRFGIINDGELVEEVSAEDLKSRCRKGLVIKADPLSKAERVLKDAFPSIEFSAANGEIVVTSMVDRAADINEALVTGGVKVSSLVVANNDFEDYFIERLGKHL
- a CDS encoding ABC transporter permease produces the protein MNKLLKFELRRLFKSKALYICVAFSAIAVFLLAATQKIFLKGLGGESTGEMTALTMLKSLAANYTLLAAIFASIFVTEDYSAETIKNIYSKGFSRPHVFWSKYVSSLIGCMCFVFTVGVLQFFLGLLMFDGLGTAGKNYVLSILTIILLLATYHAIFFAIAIAIRKTGGSIAVSIIGPTGIELLLTLADTLIKPKKFSFYSYWLDGRLVALMEYNVPMKQIVSSIVVALVLCAIALTASFFVNQKRDC
- a CDS encoding amino acid ABC transporter permease produces the protein MVSFIEVTKQLLSGFGTTCLLFILTLVFALPLGLIVCFGSMTRFKPLRYLTRAFVWIIRGTPLMLQLFVVFYVPGMLFDSPIFATIENGRFVAALIAFVINYACYFSEIYRGGIESISKGQYEACSVLGMTKTQTFFHVVLPQVVKRIIPPMSNEIITLVKDTSLARVISVIDVIFAAEMILSLKALLWPLFYAGAFYLVFNGILTLLFRFIERKLDYYKV